The Microcystis aeruginosa NIES-843 sequence CAATTATCGTGATTTCTCTCAAATCCCTAATTTACGCCTACAAGATTGGACAATATAGAACTCTGTAGGGATGACTACGAAAATTGTTACATTTTTTAAGGATTACCCAGCCATTATTCAGCCATTAGCCTGGCATCGGCGATCGCTGATAACTGATAACTGATAACTGATCACTGATACTTAACACCGCCTCAAAAAAAATATTTGCCAAAAAGCCAGCGTAAGGGTATTTTAAGAATAATTTTATATGAGTACTTTGCGATTACATGAGAATCCTAGTTACAGGCGGTGCAGGTTTTATTGGTTCCCATCTAATCGATCGCTTGATGGAACAGGGTCATGAAGTGATCTGTCTGGATAACTTCTACACGGGGGTGCGCCGAAATATCGTTAAATGGCTAGGAAATCCTTATTTTGAGCTAATTCGTCACGATATCACCGAGCCGATCCGTTTGGAGGTGGATCAGATCTATCACCTAGCCTGTCCTGCTTCCCCAATTCACTATCAATATAATCCCGTAAAAACGATTAAAACCAATGTTTTAGGGACTATGTATATGCTGGGCCTAGCTAAAAGGGTAAAAGCGCGATTTTTGCTCGCTTCTACCTCGGAAGTCTATGGCGATCCCGATGTGCATCCGCAAACGGAAGAATATCGAGGTAATGTCAACTGCATCGGACCGCGTTCCTGTTATGACGAGGGTAAACGGGTAGCGGAAACCCTGGCTTTTGAGTATTATCGGGAGCATAAAGTCGATATCCGGGTGGCTCGGATTTTCAACACCTACGGCCCGCGAATGTTGGAAAACGATGGACGAGTGGTGAGTAATTTCGTGGTCCAAGCTTTGCGAGGTGAACCCTTAACGGTGTATGGTGAAGGTTCCCAAACCCGCAGTTTTTGCTATGTTTCTGACCTGGTGGAAGGGTTAATGCGTTTGATGAATGGAGACTTTATCGGGCCGGTTAATTTAGGCAATCCCGACGAATACACAATTTTGGAATTAGCGCAAGTCATCCAAGGCATGATTAATCCCGAGGCCGAATTGGTCTATAAACCACTGCCGGAAGATGATCCCAAGCAAAGACAACCGGATATCACTCGTGCTAAAACTTATCTGGATTGGAGTCCAACTATTCCTCTAAGTCAGGGTTTAAAAATGACGATCGAGGATTTCCGTTCTCGTCTAAGCTAATCCCTAATCAATAAATTTAACTTAATTGTCACTGGAGTAATTATCATGCGTGTTTGTGTTATCGGAACGGGTTATGTGGGTTTAGTCACCGGGGTGTGCCTAGCACATATCGGCCATCATGTTATCTGTATTGATAACAACGAAGAAAAAGTCAAATTGATGAAATCGGGACAATCCCCCATCTATGAACCGGGGTTATCGGAATTAATGCAGTCTTCGGCAGCCTCTGGCAATCTGGAATTTTCCACAGACCTAGAAGCGGGAGTTAAACACGGCGAAATCCTCTTTATCGCTGTTGGTACACCAGCACTACCGACTGGGGAAAGTGACACCCGTTATGTGGAAGCGGTGGCCCGGGGTATTGGGGCCCATCTCAACGGTGGTTATAAAGTAATCGTCAATAAATCTACCGTTCCCATCGGTTCTGGCGATTGGGTACGGATGATCGTCCTCGATGGCGTGGCCGAGAGACAAAAAAATCTCGTGGCCGCTGGGGGCGGTATTAGTACATTAGAACGTATTGAAGCGGAATTCGATGTGGTCAGTAATCCCGAATTTTTACGGGAAGGTTCGGCGGTTTATGATACTTTTAACCCCGATCGCATTGTTTTAGGCAGTAATAACCCGAAAGCAATCGAAATGATGAAGGAATTGTACGCGCCTTTGATTGAACGCCAATTCGCTGAGGATACCTCCTTGCCTCCCGTTCCCGTGGTGGTTACGGATCTCAGTTCGGCGGAAATGATTAAATACGCCGCTAATGCCTTCCTAGCCACCAAAATTAGCTTTATTAACGAAGTAGCTAACATCTGCGATCGCGTGGGAGCCGATGTCACCCAAGTGGCTAAAGGTATCGGTTTAGATTCCCGTATCGGTAGCAAATTCCTCTCGGCCGGGATCGGTTGGGGGGGTTCCTGTTTCCCCAAAGATGTGTCGGCTTTGGTACATACCGCAGAAGACTACGGTTACGAAACGGAATTACTCAACGCCGCTATCAATGTTAACAAACGTCAACGGACAATTGCGATCGAAAAACTGCAACAGGAATTAAAAATCCTCAAGGGTAAAACCGTCGGTTTGTTGGGATTAACTTTTAAACCCGATACCGATGATATGCGCGATGCCCCGGCTTTAACTATGATCGAACAGTTAAATCGTTTAGGTGCTAAGGTAAAAGCTTACGATCCGATCGTTTCCCAAAGTGGTTTAAGTCACGGTCTCAGTGGTGTGATTATCGAATCGGATCCGGAAAGATTGGCCGATGGTTGTGACGCTTTGGTGGTGGTGACGGAATGGCAAGAATTTCTCCGTCTTGACTACGGCAAAATGGTTAAAACCATGCGCGAACCCGTGTTAATTGATGGTCGCAATTTCCTCGATCCTGCGGTGGTGACAGCAGCCGGTTTCCGTTACCTGGGGATTGGACGTTAATCCCAGCAATCCGCCTTTTTATCAGGACTGACGCGGGTGGGGAAGGAGCAAGAAGCAGCAACCCTTACCCCTGCTCCTGGAGGCGAAAACTGCCCGATTATGCCAGCTGAAACCCGAAAACTTCCTAGTTGACCATGGGGTTATTGGCTATAGTTAAATGATATGAACGGGGCTACTAGAATCCAGAAGCGATCGGTAGAATTGAATTGAGAAACTAGAAATCAGTTTTAGCAATAACTATGGTTAGCTCTGTTCAATACCGCTACACTAACGAACAAGTTAGGGACTGGTTACGGGGATTACTGACAATTGCCTGGTCTGATGGGGATTATAGCACCAGCGAACAGGAATCGATCGCCCGTTTCGCTCACGAATTAGAATTAGATGACGACCACGTTCTCTATCAATCGATTAGTCCCGAAGAATTGGCCGCAAGTTTCGGTCATGACCCCAAAATATCAGAAAACTTCCTCCGCACGGCGGTCATGGTAGCGATCGCCGACGGCATTTATTCCCCCGCAGAAGCGCAATTACTGCGTAGTTATCGGGATGCTTTCGGGTTAGAAATCGAGGCCCTGTCAGCTTTAGAACATACTATCTGTGAAATTCCCGAAATTACCACAGAAGCGAATAAATCCGAGTTTATCAGCGCCGAACATCCCCACCCGGATCTGCTTCATCCCCTCAAAGATTGGTTAGATGGGGTAGAAATGCACGATCCGCGCTTGGCCCGGTTTATCTGCAAAATGGTGCCGCCTCAATGTCCTTTTGAACGCGATATCGTGCTGTTTGGTCATAAATTAGTCCATATTCCGCCTCTGTGCAAGTTAAATCCTCTCTACGAGCAATTAGTCGGGTTACGCTTCCGCGCCCTTTCATACTTAGCCGATGATTGTCAAGAAGATATTTCTGAGTATATTTAGCCAATTTAATTAAAATTGCGGCTAACATGGTATAAATATCCTGCTGACAGAAAATATCTCAACCTAAGGGCTTTTCCTAGCCAGGGCTGGCTGAATAAATCTAAAAACCTTGTTGGATAAGGCTTTTAGACTTTTTTCCCCTCAAAAAGTGCTGACCATTGGAGTGATCGGGGGTAAAATTCAGGTACTTTTTCCCTGAAAATTAGGTAACTGACTACCTCAAAATCGGTAAAACCCTACACCCCACACCCCACACCCCACACCCTGCCCCCACCAACAAACTTTTTCAGCAGACCCTAGCTAATTCTTCCGTTAAAATTAGGTTAAGTCGCCGTTAAGAGAGAAAAACTATGAGTAAAAACTCCCGACGAGTCGATTTTCCTGATTTACCCGGGCTAAAAAACCTGCGCTCCTATCAATGGCAGTGGCTGGGCCGAGATATACTCGCCGGTGTCACCGTGGCGGCCTACGCTATTCCCCAGTGTATGGCTTACGGGGACCTGGCCGGGGTCGATCCCGTGGTGGGATTGTGGACTCTCGTGCCAGCCGCCCTAGTTTACGCCCTTTTCGGCTCCTCATCGCAACTATCCCTCGGACCAGAATCGACCACGGCAGTGATGACGGCGGCAGCGATCGCACCGATGGTGAGCCTTCAAGGAGAAAATTACGGCAGTTTAGCGGCTTTTTTAGCCCTAATGGTCGGTTTAATCTGTTTAGTTGGTTATATCGCTCGCTTGGGATTTTTAGCTAATTTACTCTCCAAACCGATCCTGATCGGTTATATGGCGGGAGTGGCGGTGATCATGATTGCCGGACAACTGGGTAAAATTAGTGGTTTGTCAATCGGTGAAAATACGGTTTTTAAAGAAATTTTAGCTTTTTTTCGGGGAATAAACCAATGGCACTGGCCAACCCTTAGCCTCGCTCTATTGCTGCTACTATTTCTATTTGTCATCCAAAAATATTTTCCCAAAGCACCGGGTCCCTTGCTGGCGGTTTTACTGGGAACCCTCGCCGTCGCCACCCTCCATCTCGATGGAGAGGGGGTGGCAGTAGTGGGGAAAATTAGCAATACTTTGCCGAATTTTGGCTTACCAACCCTAGATTTTTCCCAATTACTACCCCTAGTAACCGCAGCCGTCGGCATTGCCCTGGTGGGCTATTCCGATAACGTCTTGACCGCCAGAGCCTTCGCCGCACGTCATAACCAAGAAATCGATGCCAATCAAGAATTTTTAGCCCTAGGACTGGGGAATCTGGCGGCGGGTTTTTGTCAGGGATTTCCCATCAGCAGCAGCGCCAGTCGCACCGCGGTGGGCGATTCGGTGGGCAGTAAAAGTCAACTTTACTCCCTGGTGGTGGCAGTGGTGGTGGTGGCGGTCATTTTCCTGCTCGGTCCAGTACTGGCACTCTTTCCGAAGGCTGCCTTGGGTGCGCTGGTGATTTATGCGGCCTGTAAACTGGTGGATATTGCTGGCGCTAAACGACTAAAAAGCTTTCGCAATAGTGAGTTTAATCTCGCTGTCCTGACCATGGTGGGGGTGCTAACCACGGGGATTTTAAGCGGGGTTGCCATCGCCATCGGTCTCTCGGTTATCGATTTATTGGCCCGCATTACTCGGCCCGATGATGCGGTCTTGGGTACGGTTCCGGGGGTGATGGGTTTACACGCGCTCCAGGATTGGCCGGAAGCGCAAACAATACCGGGTTTAGTTATCTATCGTTACGATGCCCCCTTATTTTTTGCTAATGCGGCCGACTTTAAACGTCGCGCCCTCAGCGCCATTGCCCGGGAGACAAAACCGGTAGAATGGTTTGTCTTGAATACGGAGGCCCTTGGGGAATTGGATAGTACAGCAGTGGAGATTCTTGAGGAATTAGCGGCAGAATTATCAAGACGGGGTATAGTTTTTGCCCTCGCTAGGGTTAAACACGATCTGTACTTACAATTGCAACTTTCTCGCTTGTTAGATAAAGTTAGCGAGGAGAGAATTTACTATACTTTGCCGGCGGCGATCGAAGCTTTTAAAAATCGTTAACTGATAGTTAGGGGTCGAGAAGGTCGTCGCCGACCTCCCCTCCCATAAAGAACCTACCCGTCCATAGTTTTCGCACTTTATTGAAATTAGCTGATAGAGTTGTCTAAGTTGGGCTTCCGTCGGTTGCATTTAGTCATTATCGGCTTGATTTTAGATTATTGTTCATTTTTAGCATCATTAACTGAAAGTCACTTCCCTAACCTATTTAGCATCAGTTTAACCCATTTTTCAAGAATCTAGGCTAGAATATAAAGACAAGACGTATTGCTCTGGGTTAATCTACTCTGTAGAAGCTAAGAAGGTAATCAAAATGGCTAAATATTCGCCTCTTATCCATGTATCTCCTGAAACTATGAGTGGTGTTCCTGTTTTTTCAGGTACTAGAGTTCCGATACAAACACTTTTTGATTATCTTAAAGCAGGAGAATCAATTGATGATTTTTTAGAGGGTTTTCCAACGGTAACAAGAGAACAAGTTATTAGCTTACTTGCAGAATTTGAAAAAGAGCTTATTGATAGGGTAGCGTGAAATGAGGCTTCTTTTAGATGAATGTATTGACCGAAGATTAATGAGGGAGTTTACAGGTTATAATATCAAAACTGTTCCGCAAATGGGATGGACTGGGATCAAGAATGGTCAACTGTTAGGTTTAGCTTCACAAGAATTTGATATTTTTATTACAGTGGATAAGAATTTGCCGTTTGAGCAAAATTTACCGCAGTTTAATCTAGCTATTATTATTTTACAATCACAATCAAATCGTTTGGCTGATTTAAAGCCTTTGGTCCCTAAAGTTTTAGAAGTTTTGGCAACAGTAACAAAAGGAACAGCAACAGTAGTAAGTTTATAACAACCTATTTAAAATGAATTTAAGCCATTTTTCAAGAGTCTGGGCTAAGATATTAAGGCAATGCTGCATTACACTGCGTTAATGCAGCCTACAAAATTGGTGATCGCACTCGATGAGATGATAAAATATCAATTATTGAAGAACAAAGCTATCTCCTCCATTAAATCGATAATATTTGATACCAGTTGCGTCATCTGTGACAGTAATACTATTAGGATTACATTTGCTCATTCCCGATGGACCACTACCACCACCAAAATTGAAAAAAGGAGCCATCGCTATACATTTTCCAGCTGACACAGGAACATAACAATAATCACCGCTAACTGAAGCACCAGATATATTAGGTTCAACTATTTGTCTTTCATTAATAAACATAGGTCCTGTTTTACACTGATACTGACGACGAGATTGGCTAATTAAAATATCATTACTCATATTGTTTGCTTGTATGGGAGCAGAATGAATTAATCCCACACCAATGAACATAAAAAGGATTTTAATGACTCTCATAGTGAGTAGTTACTGCAAAAACAACCATAAACAGTACCATCCTAACTAATAAGTTTAAACATTTTCAAGACGGAAAAAAACGGATATTGTCGGAAGTTTTGTTAACTATGTTTACAAATATCGGAAAATAACGGATAATGACGGTATTATGTCCCCAAATCTTAACATTACTCCCATGGATACCCAAGAAGTCTTCTCACTTATTGATAATCTGGTTTTTGACCACACGGGAAAGCATCTCGATACATTGCAATTAGGGATTTTAAAGAACGTTTTTGATGGTCAGAAATATGCAAAAATAGCAGAAAAATATAATTGTTCTGAAGGTCATGCCAGAGATAAAGCCTATGAACTTTGGCGCATTCTTTCGGAAGTGTTAGGGGAAGAATTAAATAAATCAACTGTTCGAGCAGCAATTGAAAGGTTAATTGTCAGCAATAGTATTAATAATTTGGGTAATAAATCTGTAAAAATTGATCAGGTTACTTTCTGTCATAACCCTTCTAATAATCGAGAAATAGAAAATTATCATATTGATAAAACTGAAAACAATGTTATTAAAGCAAAACTAGAAACTGTTCCCAAACTAATAGGATTAGGATTAACAATCGAACAAATTGCTCAAGCTCTTGATTTAGATATACAATTAATTTTAGATAGTCTCAAACCAGAGTAACTTTGATAACTTTATCAAGATATGGATGTCAAGCTGCTTTGATACACAATTGACAAGGATAGGGAAATGGAGAAATTTCAACTAATACCCCAAAACTAAACCGCCAACCCCAACATCTAGAACTGCTATAGTTAAAAAATGCCTTAAATTATCTTGCTTAGTGTCAAAAACAATGAGCTAATTAAGTCCCGCCGCTGCTAGAGAAATTGAACGCTGGAGTTAAAGCAATCGCCTGAGTTTTTCCTATCTGCGTTTGGCAGAATTTAGGGCGCGTTAAACGGCGACAATCTCTGCTTAAACTTGAATCTAACAATCCGTCGTAACGCACCTATCTATCATTAATTTATTTGTTGAGTTACGCTGTGGAAGGGCGCACCCTACTACATTCATAATTGATAATTTCTCATAGCTGTTATAATTAGATAACTCTCCCAGTCAGGGGAAAAACTATGACAACTCTCGACATTTTACCAGAAGTTACCTGTCCCCCCACGGATTTATGGAGTGATGAACCACCCTTGGAAAGTGATTTACACCTGCAACAGATCATAATTCTTCTCAGTTGTCTAGAATTGTTATGGCAAGAGAAAAACGATTACTACGCTTCCGGTAATCTGACTATCTACTATAACGAAGAACAACTGAAAAAGCGCGATTTCTGTGGTCCAGATTTTTTTGTGGTTTTAGATACAGAAAAACGTCCCCGCAAAAGTTGGGTGGTTTGGGGAGAACAGGGTAAATATCCCAATGTAATCGTCGAGATTATTTCCGATTCTACGGCCAATATTGACCGCACTAAAAAGAAAATTCTCTACCAAAATACTTTTCGCACTCCTAATTATTTTTGGTTCGATCCCAATACCTTAGAATTGCAAGGATTTACGATACTTGAGGGACAATATCAAGCTATTTCTCCGAATGACCAGGGTTATCTATGGAGTGAACAGTTAGGATTATATTTAGGAATATTTGACCGTAAACTGCGTTATTTTACCGCCGATGGTCAACTGGTTCCCACTCCCCAAGAAGCTGAATTACAGCAAAGACAAGCAAAGGAACAGATTCTTTTAGAAAGGGAACAGATTCTTTTAGAAAAGGAACAAGAACGACAGGCAAAAGAACAGGCTTTTTTAGAAAAAGAACAAGAACGACAGGCAAAAGAACAAGAACGACAAGCTAAGGAAAGATTAGCGGCAAAATTACGAGAATTAGGCATCAATCCTGAGACAATTTAGCCAGTTAAAATTCCCCATTCCTAATTCCTAATTGATAATTTCTCATAGCTGTTATAATTAGATCAATGTCCCAGCCAGGGGAAAAACTATGACAACTCTCGACATTTTACCAGAAGTCACCTGTCCCCCCACGGATTTATGGAGTGATGAACCACCCTTGGAAAGTGATTTACACCTGCAACAGATCATAATTCTTCTGAGTTGTCTAGAATTATTATGGCAAGAGAAAAACGATTACTACGCTTCCGGTAATCTGACTATCTACTATAACGAAGAACAACTGAAAAAGCGCGATTTCTGTGGTCCTGATTTTTTTGTGGTTTTAGATACAGAAAAACGTCCCCGCAAAAGTTGGGTGGTTTGGGGAGAACAGGGAAAATATCCCAATGTAATCGTCGAGATTCTCTCCGATTCTACGGCCAATATTGACCGCAATAAAAAGAAAATTCTCTACCAAAATACTTTTCGCACTCCTAATTATTTTTGGTTCGATCCTAATACCTTAGAATGGCAGGGATTTAGACTAATTGAGGGACAATATCAAGCTATTTCTGCCAATG is a genomic window containing:
- a CDS encoding UDP-glucuronic acid decarboxylase family protein — its product is MRILVTGGAGFIGSHLIDRLMEQGHEVICLDNFYTGVRRNIVKWLGNPYFELIRHDITEPIRLEVDQIYHLACPASPIHYQYNPVKTIKTNVLGTMYMLGLAKRVKARFLLASTSEVYGDPDVHPQTEEYRGNVNCIGPRSCYDEGKRVAETLAFEYYREHKVDIRVARIFNTYGPRMLENDGRVVSNFVVQALRGEPLTVYGEGSQTRSFCYVSDLVEGLMRLMNGDFIGPVNLGNPDEYTILELAQVIQGMINPEAELVYKPLPEDDPKQRQPDITRAKTYLDWSPTIPLSQGLKMTIEDFRSRLS
- a CDS encoding Uma2 family endonuclease, with protein sequence MTTLDILPEVTCPPTDLWSDEPPLESDLHLQQIIILLSCLELLWQEKNDYYASGNLTIYYNEEQLKKRDFCGPDFFVVLDTEKRPRKSWVVWGEQGKYPNVIVEIISDSTANIDRTKKKILYQNTFRTPNYFWFDPNTLELQGFTILEGQYQAISPNDQGYLWSEQLGLYLGIFDRKLRYFTADGQLVPTPQEAELQQRQAKEQILLEREQILLEKEQERQAKEQAFLEKEQERQAKEQERQAKERLAAKLRELGINPETI
- a CDS encoding DUF5615 family PIN-like protein — encoded protein: MRLLLDECIDRRLMREFTGYNIKTVPQMGWTGIKNGQLLGLASQEFDIFITVDKNLPFEQNLPQFNLAIIILQSQSNRLADLKPLVPKVLEVLATVTKGTATVVSL
- a CDS encoding DUF433 domain-containing protein, whose protein sequence is MAKYSPLIHVSPETMSGVPVFSGTRVPIQTLFDYLKAGESIDDFLEGFPTVTREQVISLLAEFEKELIDRVA
- a CDS encoding UDP-glucose dehydrogenase family protein, with product MRVCVIGTGYVGLVTGVCLAHIGHHVICIDNNEEKVKLMKSGQSPIYEPGLSELMQSSAASGNLEFSTDLEAGVKHGEILFIAVGTPALPTGESDTRYVEAVARGIGAHLNGGYKVIVNKSTVPIGSGDWVRMIVLDGVAERQKNLVAAGGGISTLERIEAEFDVVSNPEFLREGSAVYDTFNPDRIVLGSNNPKAIEMMKELYAPLIERQFAEDTSLPPVPVVVTDLSSAEMIKYAANAFLATKISFINEVANICDRVGADVTQVAKGIGLDSRIGSKFLSAGIGWGGSCFPKDVSALVHTAEDYGYETELLNAAINVNKRQRTIAIEKLQQELKILKGKTVGLLGLTFKPDTDDMRDAPALTMIEQLNRLGAKVKAYDPIVSQSGLSHGLSGVIIESDPERLADGCDALVVVTEWQEFLRLDYGKMVKTMREPVLIDGRNFLDPAVVTAAGFRYLGIGR
- a CDS encoding Mo-dependent nitrogenase C-terminal domain-containing protein; protein product: MVSSVQYRYTNEQVRDWLRGLLTIAWSDGDYSTSEQESIARFAHELELDDDHVLYQSISPEELAASFGHDPKISENFLRTAVMVAIADGIYSPAEAQLLRSYRDAFGLEIEALSALEHTICEIPEITTEANKSEFISAEHPHPDLLHPLKDWLDGVEMHDPRLARFICKMVPPQCPFERDIVLFGHKLVHIPPLCKLNPLYEQLVGLRFRALSYLADDCQEDISEYI
- a CDS encoding Uma2 family endonuclease, which produces MTTLDILPEVTCPPTDLWSDEPPLESDLHLQQIIILLSCLELLWQEKNDYYASGNLTIYYNEEQLKKRDFCGPDFFVVLDTEKRPRKSWVVWGEQGKYPNVIVEILSDSTANIDRNKKKILYQNTFRTPNYFWFDPNTLEWQGFRLIEGQYQAISANEQGYLWSEQLGLYLGIFDRKLRYFTVDGQLVPTPQEAELQQRQAKEQILLEREQILLEKEQERQAKEQAFLEKEQERQAKEQALLEKEQERQAKERLAAKLRELGINPQTI
- a CDS encoding SulP family inorganic anion transporter; protein product: MSKNSRRVDFPDLPGLKNLRSYQWQWLGRDILAGVTVAAYAIPQCMAYGDLAGVDPVVGLWTLVPAALVYALFGSSSQLSLGPESTTAVMTAAAIAPMVSLQGENYGSLAAFLALMVGLICLVGYIARLGFLANLLSKPILIGYMAGVAVIMIAGQLGKISGLSIGENTVFKEILAFFRGINQWHWPTLSLALLLLLFLFVIQKYFPKAPGPLLAVLLGTLAVATLHLDGEGVAVVGKISNTLPNFGLPTLDFSQLLPLVTAAVGIALVGYSDNVLTARAFAARHNQEIDANQEFLALGLGNLAAGFCQGFPISSSASRTAVGDSVGSKSQLYSLVVAVVVVAVIFLLGPVLALFPKAALGALVIYAACKLVDIAGAKRLKSFRNSEFNLAVLTMVGVLTTGILSGVAIAIGLSVIDLLARITRPDDAVLGTVPGVMGLHALQDWPEAQTIPGLVIYRYDAPLFFANAADFKRRALSAIARETKPVEWFVLNTEALGELDSTAVEILEELAAELSRRGIVFALARVKHDLYLQLQLSRLLDKVSEERIYYTLPAAIEAFKNR